A genomic window from Actinomycetes bacterium includes:
- a CDS encoding acetolactate synthase — protein sequence MEGHGGDIAVAVARSHGVDTLFTLSGAHVFPLYDGAVKADPPMRLVDVRHEQTAVFAAEATAKLTRRPGFAALTAGPGVTNGVSAITTAHLNGSPLLVVGGRAPAFRWGAGSLQELDHPPLLAPVTKRAATVPTVGDVAGAVDDAFTLATAAHRGPVFLDVPMDQLFSRAEVGLPAAPHQRRVEPDPDDLASVGKLLAGAERPVLVIGSDVWTDGAEDAARRLAETIGVPVITNGMGRGILPAGHPLLVTRARGAAFGGADLVVVVGVPLDFRLGFGIFGGKDGATPAPVVHLADSPGQLARHVGLAGSAAGDLTAVLDGILQAWTQEGRPGAYDAWTSTLQDVARAAVDKDRDLLASDADPVHPARVYGELGSRLADDAVVIGDGGDFVSYAGKYVEPKAPGGWLDPGPYGCLGTGLGYAIGARLARPSGQVVLMLGDGAAGFSLMDVDTLVRHGLPVVIVMGNNGGWGLERHPMRFLYGYDVAAELAPQTRYDEVVRALGGAGELVTRPDRIGPALDRAFDAGVPYLVNVVTDPEVAYPRSTNLA from the coding sequence ATGGAGGGCCACGGCGGCGACATCGCCGTGGCGGTCGCCCGGTCCCACGGTGTCGACACGCTGTTCACCCTGTCGGGGGCGCACGTCTTTCCGCTCTACGACGGGGCCGTCAAGGCCGACCCGCCGATGCGCCTGGTCGACGTGCGCCACGAGCAGACCGCCGTGTTCGCGGCCGAAGCCACCGCCAAGCTGACCCGGCGGCCCGGCTTCGCCGCCCTCACGGCCGGACCCGGAGTGACCAACGGGGTCAGCGCCATCACCACCGCACATCTCAACGGGTCACCGCTGCTCGTGGTCGGCGGCCGGGCCCCCGCGTTCCGCTGGGGGGCCGGCAGCCTGCAGGAGCTCGACCACCCGCCGCTGCTGGCCCCGGTCACCAAGCGGGCGGCCACCGTGCCGACGGTCGGCGACGTCGCCGGGGCCGTGGACGACGCCTTCACGCTCGCGACGGCCGCGCATCGCGGACCGGTCTTCCTGGACGTGCCGATGGACCAGCTCTTCAGCCGGGCCGAGGTCGGGCTCCCTGCGGCACCGCATCAGCGACGGGTCGAGCCCGACCCCGACGACCTGGCATCGGTGGGCAAGCTCCTGGCCGGTGCCGAGCGCCCGGTGCTGGTCATCGGCTCCGACGTGTGGACCGACGGCGCCGAGGACGCGGCGCGCCGGCTGGCCGAGACGATCGGCGTCCCGGTCATCACCAACGGCATGGGTCGCGGCATCCTGCCGGCCGGTCACCCGTTGCTCGTCACCCGGGCCCGCGGCGCAGCCTTCGGCGGGGCCGACCTGGTCGTCGTCGTCGGCGTGCCGCTCGACTTCCGGCTGGGGTTCGGCATCTTCGGCGGCAAGGACGGCGCCACGCCTGCGCCGGTGGTGCACCTCGCCGACTCCCCCGGTCAGCTGGCGCGCCACGTCGGGCTGGCCGGCTCGGCGGCCGGCGACCTGACCGCCGTCCTCGACGGGATCCTCCAGGCCTGGACCCAGGAGGGGCGCCCAGGGGCGTACGACGCCTGGACCTCGACGCTGCAGGACGTCGCGCGCGCGGCGGTCGACAAGGACCGCGACCTGCTGGCCAGCGACGCCGACCCGGTCCACCCGGCCCGCGTCTACGGGGAGCTGGGAAGCCGGCTGGCCGACGACGCGGTGGTGATCGGCGACGGCGGCGACTTCGTGTCCTACGCCGGCAAGTACGTCGAGCCGAAGGCCCCCGGCGGGTGGCTGGACCCCGGCCCCTATGGCTGCCTGGGCACCGGCCTCGGCTACGCGATCGGTGCCCGGCTGGCCCGCCCGTCCGGCCAGGTGGTGCTGATGCTCGGCGACGGCGCCGCGGGCTTCTCGCTGATGGACGTCGACACCCTGGTCCGGCACGGCCTGCCGGTTGTGATCGTCATGGGCAACAACGGCGGCTGGGGGCTCGAGAGGCACCCGATGCGCTTCCTCTACGGTTACGACGTCGCAGCCGAGCTGGCGCCGCAGACGCGCTACGACGAGGTCGTGCGGGCACTGGGCGGGGCCGGTGAGCTGGTCACCCGGCCGGACCGGATCGGCCCGGCGCTGGACCGCGCGTTCGACGCGGGCGTGCCCTACCTGGTCAACGTGGTGACCGACCCCGAGGTCGCCTATCCGCGCAGCACCAACCTGGCCTGA